A part of Desulfomicrobium baculatum DSM 4028 genomic DNA contains:
- a CDS encoding arginyltransferase, whose amino-acid sequence MILYSQPEFSAPAPCPYLPDRTLVYSFFFADGLNNIELSWFLSRGWRKFGHYFFRPACPDCRACTPLRVPVRRFLPSRGQKRVLRRCSHLRVSFGPVRYEKELFDLYHTHSQVRFGQESSFDEFIANLHSSPCPNLLARYEENGRLLGAGYLDVGSDGLSSVYFVFDPAASPLSPGIFSVLREIEETKKRGLSHYYLGYVVPGCERMAYKAGFNPHQVFSWEDGLWREAGKEPESPSPGILHPFSG is encoded by the coding sequence ATGATTCTTTACTCTCAACCTGAATTTTCGGCCCCCGCTCCCTGCCCCTACCTGCCGGACAGGACGCTGGTTTATTCCTTTTTTTTTGCCGACGGCTTGAATAACATCGAGCTTTCCTGGTTCCTGTCCCGAGGCTGGCGCAAGTTCGGCCATTATTTCTTTCGTCCGGCCTGCCCGGATTGCAGGGCCTGCACCCCCCTGCGCGTGCCCGTGCGGCGCTTCCTGCCCAGCCGCGGACAGAAGCGCGTGCTGCGCCGCTGCAGCCATCTGCGCGTCAGCTTTGGCCCGGTTCGCTACGAAAAGGAACTTTTTGACCTGTATCATACACATTCCCAGGTTCGTTTCGGACAAGAAAGCAGCTTCGACGAATTCATCGCCAACCTGCATTCCTCGCCCTGCCCGAACCTGCTTGCCCGCTACGAGGAAAACGGACGCTTGCTGGGGGCCGGATATCTGGACGTTGGCAGCGATGGACTGAGTTCCGTCTATTTCGTCTTCGATCCTGCGGCGTCGCCCTTGAGCCCCGGCATCTTCAGCGTACTGCGCGAGATCGAGGAGACGAAAAAAAGAGGGCTTTCCCACTACTACCTCGGTTATGTCGTGCCGGGATGCGAGCGCATGGCCTACAAGGCCGGATTCAATCCGCACCAGGTGTTCAGCTGGGAAGACGGGCTCTGGCGTGAGGCCGGCAAAGAACCGGAATCGCCGTCTCCGGGCATCCTGCATCCATTCTCGGGGTAG
- a CDS encoding glutamine--tRNA ligase/YqeY domain fusion protein, whose product MDTPSTPSNFLRAIIEEDLKNGKNDGRVYTRFPPEPNGFLHIGHAKSICLNFGLARDYGGRCHLRFDDTNPGKEDPVYVNSIKEDVQWLGFDWGEHLYHASDYFERLYAFAVELITKGKAYVCSLSAEDMRLYRGTLTEAGTNSPYRDRSVEENLDLFARMRAREFPEGTHILRAKIDMASPNMNMRDPALYRILHQEHQNTGNAWCIYPMYDFAHGLSDSLEHITHSICTLEFADHKPLYDWILDQLDVPSRPRQYEFNRLNINYTVTSKRKLKTLVENDVVGGWNDPRMPTISGLRRRGFPPAALRDFCERIGVSRSDSCVDMGVLENCVRENLDAAAPRAMAVLRPVKLIIENYPEDKEEFFELANHPKNPEMGSRKVGFSREIFIEAEDFMENPPGKYFRLSPGREVRLRGAYLVTCQDVLKKSDGTIKAVICTYDPESRGGDAPDGRKVKGTLHWVSARHCAQAEVRLYDRLFTVESPGKEADFLTQINASSLEVLTDCKVEKSLTQASPEARFQFERQGFFCADRHDHEPDRPVFNRTVTLRDSWAKVTK is encoded by the coding sequence ATGGACACGCCATCCACGCCTTCAAATTTTTTGCGCGCCATCATCGAAGAAGACCTCAAGAACGGCAAGAACGACGGCCGGGTCTACACCCGCTTTCCACCCGAGCCGAACGGGTTCCTGCACATCGGCCACGCCAAGTCCATCTGCCTGAACTTCGGTCTGGCGCGCGATTACGGCGGACGCTGCCACCTGCGCTTCGACGACACCAACCCGGGCAAGGAAGATCCGGTCTACGTGAACTCCATCAAGGAGGACGTGCAATGGCTGGGCTTTGACTGGGGCGAACACCTCTACCATGCCTCGGACTACTTCGAGCGCCTTTACGCCTTCGCGGTAGAATTGATCACCAAGGGCAAGGCCTACGTCTGCTCGCTGTCGGCTGAAGACATGCGCCTGTACCGGGGCACGCTGACGGAAGCCGGCACGAACAGCCCCTACCGCGACCGCTCCGTGGAGGAAAACCTGGACCTCTTCGCCCGCATGCGCGCCAGGGAATTTCCCGAGGGCACGCACATCCTGCGCGCCAAAATCGACATGGCCTCGCCGAACATGAACATGCGCGACCCGGCCCTGTATCGCATCCTGCATCAGGAGCACCAGAACACGGGAAATGCGTGGTGCATCTACCCCATGTACGATTTCGCCCACGGCCTGTCCGATTCGCTGGAACACATCACCCACTCCATCTGCACCCTTGAATTCGCGGACCACAAGCCCCTCTACGACTGGATCCTCGACCAACTCGACGTTCCCAGCCGACCCAGGCAGTATGAGTTCAACCGCCTGAACATCAACTATACCGTGACCAGCAAGCGCAAGCTCAAGACCCTGGTCGAAAACGACGTGGTCGGCGGCTGGAACGACCCGCGCATGCCCACCATCTCGGGCTTGCGCCGCCGGGGTTTTCCGCCGGCGGCCCTGCGCGACTTTTGCGAACGCATAGGGGTCAGCCGCTCGGACAGCTGCGTGGACATGGGCGTACTCGAAAACTGCGTGCGCGAAAACCTGGACGCGGCCGCGCCCCGAGCCATGGCCGTGCTGCGCCCCGTGAAGCTCATCATCGAGAACTATCCCGAGGACAAGGAAGAATTCTTCGAGCTGGCCAACCATCCAAAAAACCCGGAGATGGGCAGCCGCAAGGTCGGCTTTTCCCGCGAGATCTTCATCGAAGCCGAGGATTTCATGGAAAACCCGCCCGGCAAGTATTTTCGTCTCTCGCCCGGCCGCGAGGTGCGCCTGCGCGGAGCCTATCTGGTGACCTGTCAGGACGTGCTGAAAAAATCCGACGGGACCATCAAGGCCGTGATCTGCACCTACGACCCTGAAAGCCGGGGCGGGGACGCTCCCGACGGCCGCAAGGTCAAGGGCACCCTGCACTGGGTCAGCGCACGGCACTGCGCACAGGCCGAAGTGCGCCTCTACGACCGTCTCTTCACGGTGGAGTCGCCGGGCAAGGAAGCTGACTTCCTGACCCAGATCAACGCGTCCTCCCTGGAAGTCCTGACCGACTGCAAGGTGGAAAAATCCCTGACCCAGGCCTCGCCCGAGGCCCGCTTCCAGTTCGAGCGGCAAGGCTTTTTCTGCGCGGACCGCCACGACCACGAACCGGATCGGCCGGTTTTCAACAGGACCGTCACGCTGCGCGATTCCTGGGCCAAAGTGACAAAATAG
- a CDS encoding NUDIX hydrolase: MTTTAGPIRHDRYRFCPACGAPLELQRLRPDEPPRLVCSKCSGVVYLDPKVVTCVILEIDDKILLMRRKRLDDTHKWLLPGGYVDEGEPVELAAIREIREEVNLDITLDGLVGVFSYAGWPPVIIVYSAHLDKAEPSAGEETEDLDLFSHDQIPWDKLAFPSTRDALLAYVQGRTCQPMPLSVSTLTHNP; this comes from the coding sequence ATGACCACAACCGCCGGTCCCATCCGTCACGACCGCTACCGTTTCTGCCCCGCCTGCGGAGCGCCCCTGGAGCTGCAACGCCTGCGCCCGGACGAACCACCACGCCTGGTGTGCTCGAAATGCTCGGGCGTGGTGTATCTCGACCCCAAGGTCGTGACCTGCGTCATCCTTGAAATCGACGACAAGATTCTGCTCATGCGCCGCAAGCGCCTGGACGACACCCACAAATGGCTCCTGCCCGGAGGCTATGTGGACGAAGGCGAGCCCGTCGAACTGGCCGCCATCCGCGAAATTCGCGAGGAAGTGAATCTTGACATCACCCTGGACGGGCTGGTCGGCGTCTTCTCCTACGCCGGATGGCCGCCGGTCATCATCGTCTATAGCGCCCATCTGGACAAAGCCGAACCCAGCGCGGGCGAGGAGACGGAGGATTTGGATCTCTTCTCGCACGACCAGATACCGTGGGACAAGCTGGCCTTTCCGAGCACCCGCGACGCCCTCTTGGCCTATGTGCAGGGGCGGACTTGCCAACCCATGCCGCTGTCCGTAAGCACTTTGACCCATAACCCGTAG
- a CDS encoding nitroreductase family protein, with the protein MLEILRKRRSIRHYTPEALEPEVMELLREAVLRSPSSRGLDPWEFIFVTDKPLLEALSTAKPHGAHFLRDAALGVVVLGHEDKADTWIEDCAIASIILQLACESLGLGSCWVQIRLRPHDQERTAEDRVREILRIPPHLRVESIISIGYPAKSLAGHARETLKDHTIRTNIYS; encoded by the coding sequence ATGCTCGAAATCCTGCGCAAACGCCGCAGCATCCGCCATTACACGCCTGAGGCCCTTGAACCCGAAGTCATGGAACTGCTGCGGGAAGCCGTGCTGCGCTCGCCGTCATCCCGCGGGCTCGACCCCTGGGAGTTCATTTTTGTCACGGACAAGCCCCTTCTTGAGGCCCTGTCCACGGCCAAACCCCACGGCGCGCACTTTCTGCGCGACGCGGCGCTGGGCGTGGTCGTGCTCGGTCACGAAGACAAGGCCGATACCTGGATCGAGGACTGCGCCATCGCCTCCATCATCCTGCAGTTGGCGTGCGAGAGCCTCGGCCTTGGCAGCTGCTGGGTGCAGATCCGCCTGCGGCCCCACGACCAGGAAAGAACGGCCGAGGACCGCGTGCGCGAGATTTTGCGCATTCCGCCCCATTTGCGGGTTGAATCCATCATCAGCATCGGGTATCCGGCCAAATCCCTCGCGGGTCACGCCCGCGAAACCCTCAAGGATCACACGATCAGGACCAACATCTACTCATGA
- a CDS encoding DMT family transporter gives MDGLILVLTALAGCLMPVQPAVNAVTAQMMSSPYLASFFSFLTGTLALGFLCLALRLPWPDGKIIMGLPWWAWLAGPMGAFFVTMTIVAVPRLGAMSVMALLIAGQMGMSLVMDHFGWLGIPAQPISMWRILGAILLFTGVVLIRKF, from the coding sequence ATGGATGGACTGATTCTCGTCTTGACAGCGCTGGCCGGGTGTCTCATGCCGGTCCAGCCGGCCGTGAACGCTGTTACCGCACAGATGATGAGCAGTCCGTACCTGGCCTCGTTTTTTTCTTTTCTGACCGGCACGCTGGCTTTGGGTTTTTTGTGTCTGGCTCTGCGTCTGCCTTGGCCCGACGGGAAGATCATCATGGGCCTGCCGTGGTGGGCCTGGCTGGCCGGGCCCATGGGAGCCTTTTTCGTGACCATGACCATCGTCGCCGTGCCTCGTCTGGGCGCCATGAGCGTCATGGCCCTCTTGATCGCAGGACAGATGGGCATGTCCCTGGTCATGGATCATTTCGGATGGCTTGGGATCCCGGCCCAGCCCATATCCATGTGGCGGATCCTGGGCGCGATCCTGCTTTTCACCGGCGTGGTGCTGATCCGCAAATTCTAA
- the yjjX gene encoding inosine/xanthosine triphosphatase: MAGHHVLTRQNQSGLGCDAALVIRVGSLNPVKLGAIREVMRVPFPLARFVPVPAPSEVPDQPLGLEETLRGAKNRARNAFADCALSVALESGLIEVPGSNTGYMNLTACAIYDGREMYLGLGPAFELPPDVTRLVVEDGLELDPAVRRAGLTDNERIGYAQGIIGILSGGRVTRMDYSRPAVSMALVRMGR, from the coding sequence GTGGCAGGTCATCACGTTTTGACCCGGCAGAACCAAAGCGGCCTTGGCTGCGATGCTGCGCTGGTCATTCGGGTCGGTTCGCTCAATCCGGTCAAGCTCGGGGCCATCCGCGAGGTCATGCGCGTGCCCTTCCCCCTGGCCCGCTTTGTGCCTGTGCCCGCCCCTTCCGAGGTGCCGGATCAGCCCCTGGGCCTGGAAGAGACTCTGCGCGGGGCAAAGAACCGCGCCAGGAACGCTTTTGCGGATTGCGCCCTGTCCGTGGCCCTGGAATCGGGACTCATCGAAGTGCCCGGATCGAATACGGGCTACATGAATCTGACGGCCTGCGCCATTTACGACGGCCGTGAAATGTACCTGGGACTGGGCCCCGCCTTCGAACTTCCCCCGGACGTGACCCGTCTGGTGGTGGAGGATGGGCTGGAACTTGATCCGGCCGTGCGGCGGGCCGGGCTGACCGATAACGAACGCATCGGCTACGCCCAGGGCATCATCGGCATCCTGAGCGGCGGGCGCGTGACGCGCATGGACTACAGTCGCCCGGCGGTGTCCATGGCCCTGGTGCGCATGGGCCG